The Novosphingobium sp. Gsoil 351 genome contains the following window.
CTCGGACGGCTGGACCTGCTCCCGTTTGCCGAGGCGGAGGCGGGCGAGCAGGAGCCGCTGATCGCCTTCCTGCGCGAAACGTTCGCCACCCGCACCCGCGCCGAATGGATCGAGTGGTTCGCCGACAAGGATGTCGCCTTCGCCCCTGTGCTCGACTTTCGCGAGGCATTCGACGAGCCGCACATCACGGAGCGTGGCCTGACGATCGCGGCCGACGGACGCCACCACATCGCACCGCCGATCCGGTTCGCATCCGACCGCCCATGGACGCCCGGCAAAGTGCCTGGCCTTGGCGGCGGATGACCGCCTCAGCCGTCCAGATCGATGTGCATCGAATACGCGAAACGGTCACCGGGATGGTGACTGACCGAAATCTCGAAGATGCGACCCGCTCCATCCCAGTAGCAGCGCAAGATGCGCAGCACGGGCGCGCGGCGGGGGATACCCAGCACATCGGCGATATCGGCTCCGGCGGCGATCGCCTGGATATCCTGGGTGACCCGCCCCACGCTGATCCCGGCGAGTTGCTCGAGCTGACCGAACAGGGTGTTGGCGCCCAGATCGAAGCGGGCGACGGCGTCGGCGAGGGATGCGTGGAAATACGCGTCGGTGGCCGCGATCGGCAGCGCGTCGCCCTCGCGGCGGCGGACCCCGCGCAGCAAGATCCAATCGGCGGTCGCATCGGCGTCGGTCTGTTCCGCGACTTTGCGCGGCAGCGGCATCGCCCCGGCGACCGCGTACACCACTTTCGAGCCGCGCGCGTATTGGAGGATTTCGCCGACGTTCGAGAGCGGCTGGTGCAGCGTCCCCCCCTTGCCGCGGCGGGCTGAACGGTGGTGCCCGAACCGCGGCGGCGCGCGATCAGGCCTTCGTTCTGCAGCCGCCGCAAAGCCTCACGCACCGTGAAGCGGCTGACCCCGTAGCGTTGGCAAAGCTCGTTCTCGGTCGGAAACAGATCGCGT
Protein-coding sequences here:
- a CDS encoding UTRA domain-containing protein codes for the protein MVYAVAGAMPLPRKVAEQTDADATADWILLRGVRRREGDALPIAATDAYFHASLADAVARFDLGANTLFGQLEQLAGISVGRVTQDIQAIAAGADIADVLGIPRRAPVLRILRCYWDGAGRIFEISVSHHPGDRFAYSMHIDLDG